In Bacteroidota bacterium, a single window of DNA contains:
- a CDS encoding YicC family protein translates to MSNLRSMTGFGSVESANKNISVKVEIRSLNGKFFECNLRTSKIFRDKETEIRQWAADKIGRGSIQINVNVDYINQDLLSSQLSINHKIAKHYKQQIDALTAELNMANPNMFEYLMQLPEVIKINDPKTGDEDWNLAKNTLDKAFEQFDNFRLQEGKALARNLKEHALTIQQHLQSIILLDDERKASVTSKLQKAIEELNEKVKLDPTRFEYELLYYLEKLDIGEEISRLHNHIHYFIETIDNEATGKKLGFISQEMGREINTLGSKANYFTMQKYVVEMKDVLEKIKEQVLNAL, encoded by the coding sequence ATGTCAAACTTACGTTCCATGACCGGTTTTGGCTCCGTTGAGAGTGCCAACAAAAATATTTCTGTAAAGGTTGAAATCAGGTCGCTCAATGGCAAATTCTTTGAGTGTAATCTCCGCACTTCTAAGATTTTCAGAGACAAAGAAACAGAAATCAGACAATGGGCTGCGGACAAAATCGGTAGGGGGAGTATACAAATCAATGTTAATGTTGATTATATAAATCAAGATTTATTGTCAAGTCAGTTAAGTATTAACCACAAAATTGCCAAACATTACAAACAACAGATTGACGCACTGACAGCAGAGTTAAACATGGCTAATCCCAACATGTTTGAATATTTGATGCAACTACCCGAAGTTATCAAAATAAATGACCCAAAAACAGGAGACGAAGATTGGAATTTGGCAAAAAATACTTTGGACAAGGCTTTTGAACAATTTGATAATTTCAGACTTCAAGAAGGAAAAGCATTGGCTCGCAACTTAAAAGAACACGCACTCACGATTCAGCAACATCTGCAATCCATTATCCTACTGGACGATGAAAGAAAAGCGAGTGTAACATCTAAACTTCAAAAGGCGATTGAAGAACTCAATGAAAAGGTAAAATTAGATCCTACTCGCTTTGAATATGAGTTGCTTTACTATCTGGAAAAACTTGATATTGGCGAAGAAATAAGCCGACTTCACAACCATATTCATTATTTTATTGAAACCATAGACAATGAAGCAACAGGTAAGAAACTCGGCTTTATTAGCCAAGAAATGGGCAGAGAAATCAATACCTTGGGTTCTAAAGCCAATTACTTTACCATGCAGAAATATGTAGTTGAAATGAAAGATGTTTTGGAGAAAATCAAAGAACAAGTGCTCAATGCACTTTAA
- the rsfS gene encoding ribosome silencing factor translates to MKKTKSDETDLLVMSIVAGMQEKKAKSVKVLDLRNIKSGFTDCFVICHGTSDRHVESIVDSVEEVVRKKTKEKPWNIEGSERNEWVLIDYINVVVHVFVQDKRKFYAIEELWGDADITEFDDVI, encoded by the coding sequence ATGAAAAAAACGAAATCTGATGAAACTGACTTATTAGTCATGAGTATTGTTGCAGGAATGCAGGAAAAAAAAGCGAAAAGTGTGAAGGTGTTAGACCTTAGGAATATTAAATCAGGTTTTACAGATTGCTTTGTAATTTGCCACGGAACTTCAGATAGACATGTAGAATCTATTGTTGATAGTGTAGAAGAAGTTGTACGAAAGAAGACAAAAGAGAAGCCGTGGAATATTGAAGGTTCCGAACGAAACGAGTGGGTGTTAATTGATTATATTAATGTTGTGGTACACGTATTTGTGCAAGATAAAAGAAAGTTTTATGCAATCGAAGAGTTGTGGGGAGATGCAGATATCACTGAGTTTGATGATGTTATTTAA
- a CDS encoding biotin--[acetyl-CoA-carboxylase] ligase, whose translation MESANLYKEDLIAGYRCKYFDSVSSTNDYVKTILDEVVSYIPAAIIADYQTEGKGQMGNGWESEHGKNLLITVVMKPNFSLSEALFRINYILTYSLICTLRSSFDMPALLKWPNDIFLDDKKIAGVLAETTIAGDKVNTVIGGIGLNINQVFKDSDMGYPAISMRDYAGKEFDIHTVTEEFLKTLRDVTEKNTFTSLNFLEEKISQLLWKRNVQQEFLERDTNKKILAAPDKFCSDHRLLVKHNGIFKKLTREHYQWIP comes from the coding sequence TTGGAAAGCGCAAATTTATACAAGGAAGACCTAATTGCAGGCTACAGATGCAAATATTTTGATTCGGTCAGCTCAACAAATGATTATGTAAAAACAATTTTGGATGAGGTTGTCTCATACATTCCGGCAGCTATCATTGCAGATTATCAGACAGAAGGCAAAGGACAAATGGGTAATGGATGGGAATCAGAACACGGGAAAAATCTGTTAATTACTGTAGTAATGAAACCCAATTTCAGTTTGTCGGAAGCTTTGTTCAGAATTAACTATATCTTGACATATAGTTTGATTTGTACGCTTCGAAGTTCATTTGACATGCCTGCACTGCTGAAGTGGCCTAATGACATTTTTCTTGATGACAAAAAGATTGCAGGTGTACTTGCCGAAACAACCATTGCAGGCGACAAAGTAAACACTGTCATTGGTGGAATAGGGCTCAATATCAATCAAGTTTTTAAAGACAGTGATATGGGTTATCCTGCAATCAGTATGCGAGACTATGCCGGAAAAGAATTTGACATTCATACAGTAACGGAGGAATTTCTAAAAACGTTAAGAGATGTTACAGAAAAAAACACATTTACTTCACTCAATTTCTTAGAAGAGAAGATTAGTCAGTTGTTATGGAAAAGAAATGTCCAACAAGAATTTCTTGAAAGAGACACTAACAAAAAAATACTTGCCGCACCTGATAAATTTTGCTCTGACCATCGTTTACTTGTGAAGCATAATGGTATTTTCAAAAAACTTACACGTGAGCACTATCAATGGATTCCATAA
- a CDS encoding type III pantothenate kinase: MDSIICVDIGNQNLKLAEFNTKGKLLNHQIYPNTESLEVISNVSKDTQVIISDVSGKTDPICHQKNLLIINAQTALPFKTNYKTPETLGTDRLCGLAGALFLKPDTNCLVFNLGTCLTIDFVSKDRVYSGGNISPGLSLRYKSLHQFTAKLPLITPTHITSTMGKDTQSAIANGVQNGIQAEIEFYINQFWSQSDQINIFLTGGDAVFFEKKLKTKIFAAPYLNLYGLFNIAQINGII, translated from the coding sequence ATGGATTCCATAATCTGTGTTGATATAGGTAATCAAAACTTGAAGCTTGCCGAATTCAACACAAAAGGCAAGTTGTTGAATCACCAAATATATCCAAACACAGAATCTCTCGAAGTTATTAGCAATGTAAGTAAAGATACTCAAGTTATTATATCGGATGTGAGTGGAAAAACTGACCCAATCTGTCATCAGAAAAACCTTCTCATCATTAATGCACAAACTGCCCTCCCTTTCAAAACCAATTACAAAACACCCGAAACACTGGGCACAGACCGTTTGTGTGGACTGGCAGGCGCATTATTCCTCAAACCCGATACAAATTGCTTGGTTTTTAACCTTGGCACCTGCCTAACTATTGATTTTGTAAGTAAAGACAGAGTTTATTCCGGTGGAAATATTTCGCCCGGACTGTCGTTAAGATATAAATCATTGCATCAATTCACTGCAAAACTACCTTTGATTACACCTACTCACATCACTTCGACTATGGGAAAAGACACTCAGAGTGCCATTGCCAACGGTGTTCAAAACGGCATTCAGGCAGAAATTGAATTTTATATTAATCAGTTTTGGAGTCAATCAGACCAAATCAATATTTTTCTGACCGGAGGTGATGCAGTTTTTTTTGAGAAGAAACTAAAAACAA